One Cottoperca gobio unplaced genomic scaffold, fCotGob3.1 fCotGob3_170arrow_ctg1, whole genome shotgun sequence DNA segment encodes these proteins:
- the mynn gene encoding myoneurin, which produces MAHVTNHGKLLLHRLHQQREMDFLCDITIMVRDVEFRAHRNILAAFSKYFSAQAEKGQEITTLDPDKVSRYALEKLLEFIYTGQMNLSSTRQAAVRRAAVFLGMSEATKYMEETPHWSEPGEAVQSEVDKEAAFSPPSPTSPRSASSPVPLSIVSVSGEPQEEGVAVKEPGEDVDMEEGEKTDEEYNPTTPKSVGRGPGRKRGRKPKSFGGEQVEASGSADGTPKTQDSDGSVKDFGDNSEDWSPSLEDESPSKKPRLSSGEGRRGRGRGRGRGRGRGRGRRKTVKEEEVEEEEEEEEEEEEEIGGLGIDYDLDLEEEGEIGEQDPSQMDELTLACPECDKLFKDVSSLRRHEKIHKGLKPFVCIFCSKTFRQATQLKTHLRIHTGEKPFNCPDCDKCFAQKCQLVAHRRMHHGEEKPYTCERCGFKFATSSNYKIHIRLHSGEKPYVCDICGQAFAQSSTLTYHKRRHTGEKPYQCDLCGMSFSVSSSLIAHARKHTGETPYKCSQPQCESSFVTSSELKKHMRRLHPEGNNGVQCLLCGNRFASVKNMIKHQEKAHADEVRQHKERARAVVLLASSHPVAFVQSKLSQENKSMASIPEGGEPPNPEPTTPKATAPSAAGATDDSATAIAILQDFKAEPAHPAITTADQVTFEPDQEQTINSDTLHALVEQLRPPPSPAQSLEQIVIIRTVDNPEHNPPQQ; this is translated from the exons ATGGCTCATGTCACCAACCATGGGAAGCTGCTGTTGCATCGCCTCCATCAGCAGCGGGAGATGGACTTTCTGTGTGATATAACCATAATGGTGAGAGACGTGGAGTTCAGAGCCCACCGCAACATCCTGGCTGCGTTCAGCAAGTACTTCTCCGCGCAGGCTGAAAAGGGTCAAGAAATCACGACCTTGGACCCTGATAAGGTCAGCCGGTACGCTCTGGAGAAGCTTCTGGAGTTTATCTACACCGGGCAGATGAACCTCAGCAG TACCAGACAAGCAGCGGTGCGTAGAGCGGCGGTGTTCCTGGGGATGTCTGAGGCCACAAAGTATATGGAGGAAACCCCCCACTGGTCCGAGCCGGGCGAAGCGGTCCAGTCAGAGGTGGATAAAGAAgctgctttctctcctcccaGTCCGACTTCTCCTAGAAGCGCCAGCTCTCCAGTCCCCCTGTCTATCGTCTCCGTCTCAGGGGAACCTCAGGAGGAGGGGGTCGCTGTCAAAGAGCCGGGCGAAGACGTAGATatggaagagggagagaaaacgGATGAAGAGTACAACCCCACTACGCCGAAGAGCGTTGGAAGAGGACcgggaaggaagagaggaagaaagccGAAGAGTTTTGGTGGCGAGCAGGTGGAGGCGAGCGGCTCGGCTGACGGCACACCCAAAACCCAGG ATTCTGACGGGAGTGTGAAGGATTTTGGGGACAACTCTGAAGACTGGAGCCCCTCTCTGGAGGACGAGTCTCCGAGCAAGAAACCTCGCCTGAGCAGTGGAGAGGGGCGGAGAGGgcgggggagggggagaggcaGGGGGCGAGGCAGGGGGCGAGGCAGGAGGAAGACcgtaaaggaggaggaggtggaggaagaggaggaggaggaggaagaagaagaagaggagatagGCGGGTTGGGGATAGATTATGACTtggacctggaggaggagggtgagatCGGAGAACAGGATCCGTCCCAGATGGACGAGCTGACGCTGGCGTGTCCCGAGTGCGACAAACTGTTTAAAGACGTGAGCAGCCTGCGCAGACACGAGAAGATCCACAAGGGCCTGAAGCCCTTTGTCTGCATCTTCTGCTCCAAAACCTTCAGACAAGCTACACAGCTGAAGACTCACCTGCGCATACACACAG GCGAGAAGCCGTTTAATTGCCCCGACTGTGACAAGTGTTTTGCTCAGAAGTGTCAGCTGGTCGCTCACCGCCGGATGCACCACGGAGAGGAGAAGCCGTACACCTGCGAGCGCTGCGGCTTCAAGTTCGCCACCTCGTCCAACTACAAAATCCACATCAG ACTGCACAGCGGGGAAAAACCGTACGTGTGTGACATCTGCGGTCAGGCGTTCGCTCAGTCCAGCACGTTGACTTATCACAAGCGCCGACACACCGGGGAGAAACCGTACCAGTGTGATCTGTGCGGCATGTCGTTCTCCGTCTCGTCGTCGCTCATCGCTCACGCACGAAAACACACAG GTGAGACTCCGTACAAATGTTCACAGCCGCAGTGTGAGTCCAGTTTTGTGACTTCGTCCGAACTGAAGAAGCACATGAGGCGACTTCACCCGG aGGGGAACAACGGAGTGcagtgtctgctgtgtggaAATCGGTTTGCCAGCGTGAAGAACATGATCAAACACCAGGAGAAGGCTCACGCTGATGAAGTGCGGCAACACAAGGAGAGAGCCAGAGCAG tggtcCTCCTGGCGTCCAGTCATCCTGTGGCGTTTGTCCAGAGCAAACTCTCCCAGGAAAACAAAAGTATGGCGTCCATCCCCGAAGGCGGCGAGCCACCCAACCCCGAACCAACCACCCCCAAAGCCACAGCGCCATCAGCAGCCGGCGCCACCGACGACTCTGCTACCGCCATCGCCATCCTGCAGGACTTCAAGGCAGAGCCCGCTCACCCCGCCATCACCACCGCCGACCAGGTGACCTTCGAACCCGACCAGGAGCAGACCATCAACTCAGACACCCTCCACGCTCTGGTGGAGCAGCTGCGGCCGCCGCCCTCCCCCGCCCAGAGCCTGGAGCAGATCGTCATCATCAGGACGGTGGACAACCCTGAACACAACCCTCCGCAGCagtga